One stretch of Micromonospora cremea DNA includes these proteins:
- a CDS encoding FkbM family methyltransferase, which produces MDANRPRVAPDATTVRPVVDDLSAVEALKADPTLSGLRRSLEAYYGDPAREAAMDAFYAPLVRPGDLVFDVGAHVGDRLGSFRRLGARVVAVEPQPLCTRALRALYADDDRVTVVEAACGACTGPVRLHVNSANPTISTVSAGFLQAAEGAGGWEDEIWDVEIEVAGTTLDTLVAAHGVPGFVKIDVEGFEDAVLAGLSRPLPALSFEFTTIERDLAAHCLDRLTRLGFTTFTVALGDEMAFALDGWRPAGEVAAYLRALPHEANSGDVYARARPA; this is translated from the coding sequence ATGGACGCGAATCGCCCTCGCGTTGCTCCGGACGCGACTACGGTCAGACCAGTGGTCGATGACCTCAGCGCGGTGGAGGCACTCAAGGCGGACCCGACCCTGTCCGGGTTGCGCCGTTCCCTGGAGGCGTACTACGGCGACCCGGCCCGCGAGGCGGCGATGGACGCGTTCTACGCGCCCCTGGTCCGCCCAGGGGACCTGGTCTTCGACGTCGGCGCGCACGTGGGCGACCGGCTCGGCAGCTTCCGGCGGCTGGGCGCCCGCGTGGTGGCCGTCGAGCCGCAACCGCTCTGCACCCGGGCCCTGCGCGCCCTCTACGCGGACGACGACCGGGTGACCGTGGTGGAGGCGGCGTGCGGGGCGTGTACCGGGCCGGTGCGGCTGCACGTCAACTCGGCGAACCCGACGATCTCCACGGTGTCGGCGGGTTTCCTGCAGGCCGCCGAGGGGGCCGGCGGCTGGGAGGACGAGATCTGGGACGTCGAGATCGAGGTGGCCGGAACCACACTCGACACCCTGGTCGCGGCGCACGGTGTGCCGGGCTTCGTCAAGATCGACGTGGAAGGGTTCGAGGACGCCGTGCTGGCCGGGTTGAGCCGCCCCCTGCCGGCGCTGTCCTTCGAGTTCACCACCATCGAACGGGACCTGGCCGCGCACTGCCTGGACCGGCTCACCCGGCTGGGCTTCACCACGTTCACCGTGGCGCTCGGCGACGAGATGGCGTTCGCCCTTGATGGCTGGCGGCCGGCGGGCGAGGTGGCGGCGTACCTGCGGGCGCTGCCCCACGAGGCCAACTCGGGCGACGTCTACGCCCGCGCCCGGCCCGCCTGA
- a CDS encoding transposase — MLTAWSHPGRCRDDAAFAMLAGAAPIPASSGKTVRYRLNRSGDRQLNRALHTIVLTRLQHDDRTRAYADRRRTQGKTDREIKRCLKRYVARELYRRLETPPRSLDAA, encoded by the coding sequence GTGCTCACCGCCTGGTCCCACCCAGGACGCTGCCGCGACGACGCCGCGTTCGCCATGCTCGCCGGCGCCGCCCCGATCCCGGCGTCCTCCGGCAAAACCGTCCGCTACCGACTCAACCGCTCAGGAGACCGCCAACTCAACCGCGCCCTACACACCATCGTCCTGACCCGCCTACAACACGACGACCGCACCCGCGCCTACGCCGACCGCCGCCGGACCCAAGGCAAAACCGACCGAGAAATCAAACGCTGCCTCAAGCGCTACGTCGCCCGAGAGCTCTACCGACGCCTCGAAACCCCACCACGATCACTTGACGCGGCATAG
- a CDS encoding LysR family transcriptional regulator, with amino-acid sequence METQLLEVFRTVAEHGSITTAARALSFTQSAVSRQIAALEIDVGAKLFDRLPRGVALTEEGRGLLPHAEAVLDRLAAARRDLDDLRGLGRGRLRVGAFPTAVAALVPRAMASFRSAYPQISLSLVEGVTPRLLERLIEDEADVAVVSTSPAGELDRERFDLRHLLDERLLVAVARDHRFARRRSVRLADLAEDAFVVGSATAEKTLLRASLPSGFTPRIDIVAAEWTGKLGCVAAGLGVALVPALAIRGTPPDIALLRLHPDDESTRQIFAATVRGRTPSPAVTHFLDHLRAEATRLG; translated from the coding sequence ATGGAGACTCAGCTGTTGGAGGTGTTCCGCACCGTCGCGGAGCACGGCTCGATCACGACCGCCGCCCGCGCCCTCAGCTTCACCCAGTCGGCCGTCTCCCGCCAGATCGCCGCGCTCGAGATCGACGTCGGCGCGAAGCTCTTCGACCGGCTGCCCCGCGGCGTCGCCCTGACCGAGGAGGGCCGCGGGCTGCTCCCGCACGCCGAAGCGGTCCTCGACCGACTCGCCGCCGCCCGGCGCGACCTCGACGATCTGCGCGGACTCGGCCGGGGGCGGCTGCGCGTGGGCGCTTTCCCGACCGCGGTCGCGGCCCTCGTGCCCCGGGCGATGGCGTCGTTCCGCTCGGCGTACCCACAAATCTCGCTGTCGCTGGTCGAGGGCGTGACGCCGCGGCTGCTGGAGCGCCTGATCGAGGACGAGGCGGACGTCGCCGTGGTCAGCACCTCGCCCGCGGGCGAGCTGGACCGTGAACGGTTCGACCTGCGGCATCTGCTCGACGAGCGGCTACTGGTCGCGGTCGCCCGCGACCACCGGTTCGCGCGCCGCCGCTCGGTGCGCCTGGCGGACCTCGCGGAAGACGCGTTCGTCGTGGGCTCGGCCACCGCGGAGAAGACGCTGCTCCGCGCAAGCCTGCCCAGCGGCTTCACGCCGCGCATCGACATCGTCGCGGCCGAGTGGACCGGCAAGCTGGGATGCGTCGCCGCCGGGTTGGGGGTGGCCCTGGTTCCGGCCCTGGCAATACGCGGAACCCCGCCGGACATCGCCCTGCTACGCCTGCATCCGGACGACGAGTCGACGCGGCAGATTTTCGCGGCGACCGTGCGGGGCAGGACGCCGTCGCCGGCGGTCACGCATTTTCTGGACCACTTGCGGGCGGAGGCGACCCGCCTCGGCTGA
- a CDS encoding NAD(P)-dependent oxidoreductase codes for MKIIAVLGTGRMGTPIARRLLAGGHRVTVWNRSPARSEPLAANGATVAESPPAAVDGADVVIVMLTDADAVEAVLFGPDGAAAALRPGAVVVQMSTIGPDEVRAVAGRLPAGVSFLDAPVGGSVNAARAGRLAIFAGGSADALESAAPVLEQLGSVRHCGPIGAGAAVKLVANTGLVTAVAGLRDALTVAAALGVDRQTALDVLGRGPLASAVERVGAPGASFAVALAAKDARLALRLSASAPALEAALDLMQAAPDQDADLSSLVSADSVKES; via the coding sequence ATGAAGATCATCGCGGTCCTCGGCACAGGACGTATGGGTACGCCGATCGCGCGCCGCCTCCTCGCCGGCGGTCACCGGGTCACGGTGTGGAACCGCAGCCCGGCGCGTTCGGAGCCGCTGGCCGCGAACGGCGCGACGGTGGCCGAGAGCCCGCCCGCCGCGGTGGACGGCGCCGACGTCGTCATCGTCATGCTCACCGACGCCGACGCGGTCGAAGCGGTGCTGTTCGGGCCTGACGGCGCCGCCGCCGCGCTCCGACCGGGGGCGGTTGTGGTGCAGATGTCGACCATCGGGCCGGACGAGGTCCGGGCGGTCGCCGGACGCCTCCCGGCGGGCGTCTCGTTCCTCGACGCCCCCGTCGGCGGCAGCGTCAACGCCGCCCGGGCCGGCAGGCTGGCGATCTTCGCGGGTGGCTCTGCCGACGCCCTGGAGAGCGCGGCTCCGGTGCTGGAACAGCTCGGTTCCGTCCGGCACTGCGGCCCGATCGGGGCTGGCGCGGCCGTCAAGCTCGTCGCGAACACGGGCCTGGTGACGGCGGTCGCCGGGCTGCGCGACGCGCTGACCGTCGCCGCAGCGCTCGGCGTCGACCGGCAGACCGCCCTCGATGTGCTCGGCCGTGGACCCCTCGCCTCCGCGGTCGAACGTGTCGGAGCGCCCGGCGCTTCGTTCGCAGTCGCGTTGGCGGCGAAGGATGCGCGGCTGGCACTGCGTCTGTCGGCGTCGGCTCCCGCGCTCGAGGCCGCCCTCGACCTGATGCAAGCCGCGCCCGACCAGGACGCAGACCTCTCCTCCCTCGTCTCTGCCGACTCTGTGAAGGAATCCTGA
- a CDS encoding RidA family protein, with product MNLTLDNPASVAAPFGDRFAHVARIDVGGGSLLMLAGQVAVDDDGKVVAPGDAGAQAERIFEIVGGVLAAHGASFDDVLHIRTFMTDLGDLPAYGAVRRRLFQGTPPPASTTVEISKLFLPGAVLEVEVTAVVRSR from the coding sequence ATGAACCTCACCCTGGACAACCCCGCATCCGTCGCGGCCCCGTTCGGCGACCGCTTCGCCCACGTCGCCCGGATCGACGTCGGCGGCGGCTCGCTGCTGATGCTCGCCGGACAGGTCGCCGTCGACGACGACGGCAAGGTTGTCGCCCCCGGAGACGCCGGCGCTCAGGCCGAACGGATCTTCGAGATCGTCGGCGGCGTGCTCGCGGCGCACGGTGCGAGCTTCGACGACGTGCTGCACATCCGTACGTTCATGACGGATCTAGGGGATCTTCCGGCGTACGGGGCCGTCCGACGCCGCCTCTTCCAGGGCACACCGCCGCCGGCGAGCACGACCGTCGAGATCAGCAAGCTCTTCCTGCCAGGCGCCGTGCTCGAGGTCGAAGTCACGGCCGTGGTCCGTTCGCGCTAG